A single Micromonospora sp. CCTCC AA 2012012 DNA region contains:
- a CDS encoding carbohydrate ABC transporter permease, whose amino-acid sequence MDRDRIETVSLRWLRRLVIAAFLLVTLLPFWYMLVLSVRPIERLLLDPGALLVPVNELTVATYAEVLRSVEHGGQGFLTFIRNSGLVAVAATLLTLVVAIPGAYAVSRLRFFGRRQVNVLFLAVYLFPSIVIAIPLFVVFTRAGLRGSLFGLVLVYISQTLPVSVYMLKNYFETIPVSLEESAAIDGAGRLGIIRRVSLPLAAPSIMAVALYDFMIAWNEYLFALLFLVDRPDRWTVSLGLSLLADGVEVPKTVLMAGSVILTLPIVLLFFASERLLTEGLTSGAEKG is encoded by the coding sequence ATGGACCGGGACCGGATCGAGACTGTTTCCCTGCGCTGGCTGCGGCGACTGGTGATCGCCGCGTTCCTGCTGGTCACCCTGCTGCCGTTCTGGTACATGCTGGTGCTGTCGGTACGCCCGATCGAGCGGCTGCTGCTCGACCCGGGCGCGCTGCTGGTGCCGGTGAACGAGCTGACCGTGGCGACGTACGCGGAGGTGCTGCGCTCGGTCGAGCACGGCGGGCAGGGCTTCCTCACCTTCATCCGCAACAGCGGACTGGTCGCCGTCGCCGCGACCCTGCTCACCCTGGTCGTCGCCATCCCCGGCGCGTACGCGGTGTCGCGGCTGCGATTCTTCGGCCGACGCCAGGTCAACGTGCTCTTCCTCGCCGTCTATCTCTTCCCGTCGATCGTCATCGCGATCCCGCTCTTCGTGGTCTTCACCCGGGCCGGGCTGCGCGGGTCGCTCTTCGGGCTGGTGCTGGTCTACATCTCGCAGACCCTGCCGGTCTCGGTCTACATGCTCAAGAACTACTTCGAGACCATCCCGGTCAGCCTGGAGGAGTCCGCCGCCATCGACGGGGCGGGGCGGCTCGGCATCATCCGCCGGGTCAGCCTGCCGCTCGCCGCGCCGTCGATCATGGCCGTCGCCCTGTACGACTTCATGATCGCCTGGAACGAGTACCTGTTCGCCCTGCTCTTCCTGGTGGACCGGCCGGACCGGTGGACCGTCTCGCTGGGGCTGTCCCTGCTGGCCGACGGCGTCGAGGTGCCCAAGACGGTGCTGATGGCCGGCTCGGTGATCCTCACCCTGCCCATCGTGCTGCTCTTCTTCGCCAGCGAGCGGCTGCTGACCGAGGGGCTGACCAGCGGGGCGGAGAAGGGGTGA
- a CDS encoding carbohydrate ABC transporter permease codes for MSTTAPEAGRSPTRERPTPGRRRPLTLRRRESRAGLALVAPTLLVVVAVIGIPIVWTVVLAFQRVRLATLRKTGLFGELTLSNFDRVLHTPGFADTLWTTLLYSVGGTFGSIALGLVAALVVRRPFRGRTLVRASMLLPYVAPVVAVAFVWQVMLDPQLGIVNDWGRRFLGWDAPVAFLSQDSTALWTVIAFEAWRYFPFAFLFLLARLQAVPGELEEAARVDGATPTQRFRHILLPQLMPVIGLLGVLRFIMTFNKFDDVYLLTGGSAGTEVVSVRVYQFLTARTDIGAAAAQAVVLAVVLIVFVAIYLRFFSGRQEA; via the coding sequence TTGAGCACCACCGCGCCGGAGGCCGGCCGCTCCCCCACCCGGGAGCGGCCCACCCCCGGCCGCCGCCGTCCGCTCACCCTGCGCCGCCGAGAGTCCCGCGCCGGGCTCGCCCTGGTCGCCCCGACCCTGCTCGTCGTGGTCGCGGTGATCGGCATCCCGATCGTCTGGACCGTGGTGCTGGCCTTCCAACGGGTACGCCTGGCCACCCTGCGCAAGACCGGGCTCTTCGGCGAGCTGACCCTGAGCAACTTCGACCGGGTGCTGCACACCCCCGGGTTCGCCGACACGCTCTGGACCACCCTGCTCTACAGCGTCGGCGGGACGTTCGGCTCGATCGCGCTCGGCCTGGTCGCCGCGCTGGTCGTCCGCCGCCCGTTCCGGGGCCGCACCCTGGTCCGGGCGTCGATGCTGCTGCCGTACGTGGCGCCGGTGGTGGCGGTCGCCTTCGTCTGGCAGGTGATGCTCGACCCGCAGCTCGGCATCGTCAACGACTGGGGCCGCCGGTTCCTCGGCTGGGACGCCCCGGTGGCGTTCCTGTCGCAGGACTCCACCGCCCTGTGGACCGTGATCGCGTTCGAGGCGTGGCGCTACTTCCCCTTCGCGTTCCTGTTCCTGCTGGCGCGGCTCCAGGCGGTGCCCGGCGAGCTGGAGGAGGCCGCCCGGGTCGACGGGGCCACCCCGACGCAGCGCTTCCGGCACATCCTGCTGCCGCAGCTGATGCCGGTGATCGGCCTGCTGGGGGTGCTGCGGTTCATCATGACGTTCAACAAGTTCGACGACGTCTATCTGCTCACCGGCGGCTCGGCCGGCACCGAGGTGGTCAGCGTCCGGGTCTACCAGTTCCTGACCGCGCGTACCGACATCGGTGCGGCGGCGGCGCAGGCGGTCGTGCTGGCCGTGGTGCTGATCGTGTTCGTCGCGATCTACCTGCGCTTCTTCTCCGGCCGCCAGGAGGCGTGA